CCATATATATGACCCGCCCGTTGACCGCTGGTTTCTTGCCTATCTGTATCGTAGCTGACCCGAGGAAGGGTGGCTCAGTGGTAGAGCGCCGACGCACGAGTTTCCGTGCAACAGGCTTCGCGTGGTTCGAATCCCGCCCCTTCCGTTTTACTGGGAGCACTCCCGCGAACGGCAAACGGCATCACGCGTATTCGAGCGGGACGACTCGGTCATGACCGAGTTCGGACACCCCTCTCGTAGTAGCGTTCGTTATCGGACCGTCGCGTAGCCGCCGTCGCGGGCCTCGACGAGACCGGTCTCTCGAAGCTCCCGTAACACCGAAAACAGGGTGAGCTTCGACACGCCGAGATCGGTTCGTAACCGATCGACCGTCGCGAACCCGTCGGACGAGAGGGAGAGATACACGAGTTTGGCGGTCGAGGAGGACAGTTCGTCCGGCAGCGAGGTCGGTCGCTGATCGCCGATTGCAGTCATGCGTTTTCGGTTCGATCGAATCGTTCGTCGATAATAAAACTACTCTACGACAGATGTCGAACCCTCACGAAATCGTGAATTGAGT
The sequence above is a segment of the Halalkalicoccus subterraneus genome. Coding sequences within it:
- a CDS encoding helix-turn-helix domain-containing protein, producing the protein MTAIGDQRPTSLPDELSSSTAKLVYLSLSSDGFATVDRLRTDLGVSKLTLFSVLRELRETGLVEARDGGYATVR